The Macaca fascicularis isolate 582-1 chromosome 11, T2T-MFA8v1.1 genome includes a region encoding these proteins:
- the PITPNM2 gene encoding membrane-associated phosphatidylinositol transfer protein 2 isoform X25 translates to MIIKEYRIPLPMTVEEYRIAQLYMIQVLLSPQKKSRNETYGEGSGVEILENRPYTDGPGGSGQYTHKVYHVGMHIPSWFRSILPKAALRVVEESWNAYPYTRTRFTCPFVEKFSIDIETFYKTDAGENPDVFNLSPVEKNQLTIDFIDIVKDPVPHHEYKTEEDPKLFQSTKTQRGPLSDNWIEEYKKQVFPIMCAYKLCKVEFRYWGMQSKIERFIHDTGLRRVMVRAHRQAWCWQDEWYGLSMENIRELEKEAQLMLSRKMAQFNEDGEEATELVKHEAASDQASGEPPEPSSSNGEPLVGRGLKKQWSTSSKSSRSSKRGASPSRHSISEWRMQSIARDSDESSDDEFFDAHEDLSDTEEMFPKDITKWSSNDLMDKIESPEPEDTQDGLYRQSAPEFRVASSVEQLNIIEDEVSQPLAAPPSKIHVLLLVLHGGTILDTGAGDPSSKKGDANTIANVFDTVMRVHYPSALGRLAIRLVPCPPVCSDAFALVSNLSPYSHDEGCLSSSQDHIPLAALPLLATSSPQYQEAVATVIQRANLAYGDFIKSQEGMTFNGQVCLIGDCVGGILAFDALCYSNQPVSESQSSSRRGSVVSMQDNDLLSPGILVNAAHCSGGGGGGGGNSGGGGSSGGSSLESSRHLSRSNVDIPRSNGTEDPKRQLPRKRSDSSTYELDTIQQHQAFLSSLHASMLRTEPCSRRSSSSTMLDGTGALGRFDFEITDLFLFGCPLGLVLALRKTVIPALDVFQLRPACQQVYNLFHPADPSASRLEPLLERRFHALPPFSVPRYQRYPLGDGCSTLLADVLQTYNAAFQEHATPSSPSTAPASRGFRRASEISIASQVSGMAESYTASSIAQIAAKWWGQKRIDYALYCPDALTAFPTVALPHLFHASYWESTDVVSFLLRQVMRHDNSSILELDGKEVSVFTPSKPREKWQRKRTHVKLRNVTANHRINDALANEDGPQVLTGRFMYGPLDMVTLTGEKVDVHIMTQPPSGEWLYLDTLVTNNSGRVSYTIPESHRLGVGVYPIKMVVRGDHTFADSYITVLPKGTEFVVFSIDGSFAASVSIMGSDPKVRAGAVDVVRHWQDLGYLIIYVTGRPDMQKQRVVAWLAQHNFPHGVVSFCDGLVHDPLRHKANFLKLLISELHLRVHAAYGSTKDVAVYSAISLSPMQIYIVGRPTKKLQQQCQFITDGYAAHLAQLKYSHRARPARNTATRMALRKGSFGLPGQGDFLRSRNHLLRTISAQPSGPSHRHERTQSQADGEQRGQRSMSMAAGCWGRAMTGRLEPGAATGSK, encoded by the exons GTTCACCTGCCCTTTCGTGGAGAAATTCTCCATCGACATCGAAACCTTTTATAAAACTGATGCTGGAGAAAACCCCGATGTGTTCAACCTCTCTCCTGTGGAAAAGAACCAGCTGACAATCG ACTTCATCGACATTGTCAAAGACCCTGTGCCCCACCATGAGTATAAGACAGAAGAGGACCCCAAACTGTTCCAGTCAACGAAGACCCAGCGGGGGCCTCTGTCAGACAACTGGATCGAGGAGTACAAGAAGCAGGTCTTCCCCATCATGTGTGCGTACAAGCTCTGCAAGGTGGAGTTCCGCTACTGGGGCATGCAGTCCAAGATCGAGAGGTTCATCCATGACACCG GACTACGGAGGGTGATGGTGCGGGCTCACCGGCAGGCCTGGTGCTGGCAGGACGAGTGGTATGGGCTGAGCATGGAGAACATCCGGGAGCTGGAGAAGGAGGCGCAGCTCATGCTTTCCCGCAAGATGGCCCAGTTCAATGAGGATGGTGAGGAGGCCACCGAGCTCGTCAAGCACGAAGCCGCCTCGGACCAGGCCTCTGGGGAGCCCCCGGAGCCCAGCAGCAGCAATGGGGAGCCCCTGGTGGGGCGGGGCCTCAAGAAACAGTGGTCCACATCCTCCAAGTCGTCTCGGTCGTCCAAGCGGGGAG CGAGTCCTTCCCGCCACAGCATCTCGGAGTGGAGGATGCAGAGTATCGCCAGGGACTCGGACGAGAGCTCAGACGACGAGTTCTTCGATGCGCACG AGGACCTGTCTGACACAGAGGAAATGTTCCCCAAGGACATCACCAAGTGGAGTTCCAATGACCTCATGGACAAGATCGAGAGCCCAGAGCCGGAAGACACACAAG ATGGTCTGTACCGCCAGAGCGCCCCTGAGTTCAGGGTGGCCTCCAGTGTGGAGCAGCTGAACATCATAGAG GACGAGGTTAGCCAGCCGCTGGCTGCACCGCCCTCCAAGATCCACGTGCTGCTACTGGTGCTGCACGGAGGCACCATCCTGGACACGGGCGCCGGGGACCCCAGTTCCAAGAAGGGTGATGCCAACACCATCGCCAACGTGTTCGACACCGTCATGCGCGTGCACTACCCCAGCGCCCTGGGCCGCCTTGCCATCCGCCTGGTGCCCTGCCCACCTGTCTGCTCTGACGCCTTTGCCCTGGTCTCCAA cctcagcccctaCAGCCATGACGAAGGCTGTCTGTCCAGCAGTCAGGACCACATTCCCCTGGCTGCCCTCCCCCTGCTGGCCACCTCCTCCCCCCAGTACCAGGAGGCGGTTGCCACAGTGATTCAGCGAGCCAACCTTGCGTATGGGGACTTCATCAAGTCCCAGGAGGGCATGACCTTCAATGGGCAG GTCTGCCTGATTGGGGACTGCGTCGGGGGCATCCTGGCATTTGATGCCCTATGCTACAGCAACCAGCCAGTGTCTGAGAGTCAGAGCAGCAGCCGCCGGGGCAGTGTGGTCAGCATGCAG GACAACGACCTGCTGTCCCCGGGCATTCTGGTGAATGCAGCACACTGCTccggtggtggcggtggcggtggtggcaacagtggtggtggtggcagtagtGGTGGCTCCAGCCTGGAGAGCAGTCGGCACCTGAGCCGAAGCAACGTCGACATCCCCCGCAGCAATGGCACCGAGGACCCCAAAAGGCAGCTACCCCGCAAGAGAAGCGACTCGTCCACCTATGAGCTAGACACCATCCAGCAGCACCAGGCCTTCCTGTCCAG cctccatgcCAGCATGCTGAGGACTGAGCCCTGCTCACGCCGTTCCAGCAGCTCCACCATGCTGGACGGCACAGGTGCCCTGGGCAGGTTTGACTTTGAGATCACGGACCTCTTCCTCTTCGGGTGCCCGCTGGGGCTGGTCCTGGCCTTGAGGAAGACTGTCATCCCAGCCCTGGATG ttttCCAGCTGCGGCCGGCCTGCCAGCAAGTCTACAACCTCTTCCACCCCGCGGACCCGTCAGCGTCGCGCCTGGAGCCGCTGCTGGAACGGCGCTTCCACGCTCTGCCGCCTTTCAGTGTCCCCCGCTACCAACGCTACCCGCTGGGGGACGGCTGCTCCACACTGCTGG CGGATGTGCTCCAGACCTACAATGCGGCCTTCCAAGAGCATGCCACCCCCTCCTCGCCCAGCACTGCCCCTGCCAGTCGTGGCTTCCGCCGAGCCAGTGAGATCAGCATCGCCAGCCAGGTGTCAGGCATGGCCGAGAGCTACACGGCATCCAGCATTGCCCAGA TCGCTGCAAAGTGGTGGGGCCAGAAGCGGATCGACTATGCCCTGTACTGCCCTGATGCCCTCACGGCCTTCCCCACGGTGGCTCTGCCTCACCTCTTCCACGCCAGCTACTGGGAGTCAACAGACGTGGTCTCCTTCCTGCTGAGACAG GTCATGAGGCATGACAACTCCAGCATCTTGGAGCTGGATGGCAAAGAGGTGTCGGTGTTCACCCCCTCCAAGCCAAGGGAGAAGTGGCAGCGCAAGCGGACCCACGTGAAGCTGCGG AACGTGACGGCCAACCACCGGATCAATGATGCCCTCGCCAATGAGGACGGCCCCCAGGTTCTGACGGGCAGGTTCATGTATGGGCCCCTGGACATGGTCACCCTGACTGGGGAGAAG GTGGATGTGCACATCATGACCCAGCCACCCTCGGGCGAGTGGCTCTACCTGGATACGCTGGTGACCAACAACAGTGGGCGTGTCTCCTACACCATCCCTGAGTCGCACCGCCTGGGCGTGGGTGTCTACCCCATCAAGATGGTGGTCAG GGGAGACCACACGTTTGCCGACAGCTACATCACTGTGCTGCCCAAGGGCACAGAGTTCGTGGTCTTCAGCATCGACGGCTCCTTTGCCGCTAGCGTGTCCATCATGGGCAGCGACCCCAAGGTGCGGGCCGGGGCCGTGGACGTGGTGCG GCACTGGCAGGACCTGGGCTACCTCATCATCTACGTGACGGGCCGGCCCGACATGCAGAAGCAGCGGGTGGTGGCGTGGTTGGCCCAGCACAACTTCCCCCACGGCGTGGTGTCCTTCTGTGACGGCCTGGTGCATGACCCGCTGCGGCACAAGGCCAACTTCCTGAAGCTGCTCATCTCCGAG CTGCACCTGCGTGTGCACGCGGCCTACGGCTCCACCAAGGACGTGGCGGTCTACAGCGCCATCAGCCTGTCCCCCATGCAGATCTACATCGTGGGCCGGCCTACCAAGAAGCTGCAGCAGCAGTGCCAG TTCATCACGGACGGCTATGCAGCCCACCTGGCGCAGCTGAAGTACAGCCACCGGGCGCGGCCTGCTCGCAACACAGCCACCCGCATGGCGCTGCGCAAGGGCAGCTTCGGCCTGCCTGGCCAGGGCGACTTCCTGCGTTCCCGGAACCACCTGCTTCGCACCATCTCGGCCCAGCCCAGCGGGCCCAGCCACCGGCACGAGCGGACACAGAGCCAGGCAGATGGCGAGCAGCGGGGCCAGCGCAGCATGAGCATGGCGGCCGGCTGCTGGGGCCGCGCCATGACTGGCCGCCTGGAGCCGGGGGCGGCCACGGGCTCCAAGTAG
- the PITPNM2 gene encoding membrane-associated phosphatidylinositol transfer protein 2 isoform X3, whose product MIIKEYRIPLPMTVEEYRIAQLYMIQVLLSPQKKSRNETYGEGSGVEILENRPYTDGPGGSGQYTHKVYHVGMHIPSWFRSILPKAALRVVEESWNAYPYTRTRFTCPFVEKFSIDIETFYKTDAGENPDVFNLSPVEKNQLTIDFIDIVKDPVPHHEYKTEEDPKLFQSTKTQRGPLSDNWIEEYKKQVFPIMCAYKLCKVEFRYWGMQSKIERFIHDTGLRRVMVRAHRQAWCWQDEWYGLSMENIRELEKEAQLMLSRKMAQFNEDGEEATELVKHEAASDQASGEPPEPSSSNGEPLVGRGLKKQWSTSSKSSRSSKRGASAMLVRPVGCPPCLLPAPGSLWALPLQLAVILRFCLPASPSRHSISEWRMQSIARDSDESSDDEFFDAHEDLSDTEEMFPKDITKWSSNDLMDKIESPEPEDTQDGLYRQSAPEFRVASSVEQLNIIEDEVSQPLAAPPSKIHVLLLVLHGGTILDTGAGDPSSKKGDANTIANVFDTVMRVHYPSALGRLAIRLVPCPPVCSDAFALVSNLSPYSHDEGCLSSSQDHIPLAALPLLATSSPQYQEAVATVIQRANLAYGDFIKSQEGMTFNGQVCLIGDCVGGILAFDALCYSNQPVSESQSSSRRGSVVSMQDNDLLSPGILVNAAHCSGGGGGGGGNSGGGGSSGGSSLESSRHLSRSNVDIPRSNGTEDPKRQLPRKRSDSSTYELDTIQQHQAFLSSLHASMLRTEPCSRRSSSSTMLDGTGALGRFDFEITDLFLFGCPLGLVLALRKTVIPALDVFQLRPACQQVYNLFHPADPSASRLEPLLERRFHALPPFSVPRYQRYPLGDGCSTLLVETVQRNPELVLEGGPLAPLPHGDSFLETSMPVPAPTWQDGPRPGSAESDVLQTYNAAFQEHATPSSPSTAPASRGFRRASEISIASQVSGMAESYTASSIAQKAPDALSHTPSVRRLSLLALPPPRPITPGPHPPARQASPSLERAPGLPELDIREVAAKWWGQKRIDYALYCPDALTAFPTVALPHLFHASYWESTDVVSFLLRQVMRHDNSSILELDGKEVSVFTPSKPREKWQRKRTHVKLRNVTANHRINDALANEDGPQVLTGRFMYGPLDMVTLTGEKVDVHIMTQPPSGEWLYLDTLVTNNSGRVSYTIPESHRLGVGVYPIKMVVRGDHTFADSYITVLPKGTEFVVFSIDGSFAASVSIMGSDPKVRAGAVDVVRHWQDLGYLIIYVTGRPDMQKQRVVAWLAQHNFPHGVVSFCDGLVHDPLRHKANFLKLLISELHLRVHAAYGSTKDVAVYSAISLSPMQIYIVGRPTKKLQQQCQFITDGYAAHLAQLKYSHRARPARNTATRMALRKGSFGLPGQGDFLRSRNHLLRTISAQPSGPSHRHERTQSQADGEQRGQRSMSMAAGCWGRAMTGRLEPGAATGSK is encoded by the exons GTTCACCTGCCCTTTCGTGGAGAAATTCTCCATCGACATCGAAACCTTTTATAAAACTGATGCTGGAGAAAACCCCGATGTGTTCAACCTCTCTCCTGTGGAAAAGAACCAGCTGACAATCG ACTTCATCGACATTGTCAAAGACCCTGTGCCCCACCATGAGTATAAGACAGAAGAGGACCCCAAACTGTTCCAGTCAACGAAGACCCAGCGGGGGCCTCTGTCAGACAACTGGATCGAGGAGTACAAGAAGCAGGTCTTCCCCATCATGTGTGCGTACAAGCTCTGCAAGGTGGAGTTCCGCTACTGGGGCATGCAGTCCAAGATCGAGAGGTTCATCCATGACACCG GACTACGGAGGGTGATGGTGCGGGCTCACCGGCAGGCCTGGTGCTGGCAGGACGAGTGGTATGGGCTGAGCATGGAGAACATCCGGGAGCTGGAGAAGGAGGCGCAGCTCATGCTTTCCCGCAAGATGGCCCAGTTCAATGAGGATGGTGAGGAGGCCACCGAGCTCGTCAAGCACGAAGCCGCCTCGGACCAGGCCTCTGGGGAGCCCCCGGAGCCCAGCAGCAGCAATGGGGAGCCCCTGGTGGGGCGGGGCCTCAAGAAACAGTGGTCCACATCCTCCAAGTCGTCTCGGTCGTCCAAGCGGGGAG CCTCTGCGATGCTTGTCAGGCCTGTGGGttgccctccctgcctcctgccagcTCCGGGCAGCCTCTGGGCCCTTCCTCTCCAGTTGGCGGTCATTCTGAGGTTTTGCCTTCCAGCGAGTCCTTCCCGCCACAGCATCTCGGAGTGGAGGATGCAGAGTATCGCCAGGGACTCGGACGAGAGCTCAGACGACGAGTTCTTCGATGCGCACG AGGACCTGTCTGACACAGAGGAAATGTTCCCCAAGGACATCACCAAGTGGAGTTCCAATGACCTCATGGACAAGATCGAGAGCCCAGAGCCGGAAGACACACAAG ATGGTCTGTACCGCCAGAGCGCCCCTGAGTTCAGGGTGGCCTCCAGTGTGGAGCAGCTGAACATCATAGAG GACGAGGTTAGCCAGCCGCTGGCTGCACCGCCCTCCAAGATCCACGTGCTGCTACTGGTGCTGCACGGAGGCACCATCCTGGACACGGGCGCCGGGGACCCCAGTTCCAAGAAGGGTGATGCCAACACCATCGCCAACGTGTTCGACACCGTCATGCGCGTGCACTACCCCAGCGCCCTGGGCCGCCTTGCCATCCGCCTGGTGCCCTGCCCACCTGTCTGCTCTGACGCCTTTGCCCTGGTCTCCAA cctcagcccctaCAGCCATGACGAAGGCTGTCTGTCCAGCAGTCAGGACCACATTCCCCTGGCTGCCCTCCCCCTGCTGGCCACCTCCTCCCCCCAGTACCAGGAGGCGGTTGCCACAGTGATTCAGCGAGCCAACCTTGCGTATGGGGACTTCATCAAGTCCCAGGAGGGCATGACCTTCAATGGGCAG GTCTGCCTGATTGGGGACTGCGTCGGGGGCATCCTGGCATTTGATGCCCTATGCTACAGCAACCAGCCAGTGTCTGAGAGTCAGAGCAGCAGCCGCCGGGGCAGTGTGGTCAGCATGCAG GACAACGACCTGCTGTCCCCGGGCATTCTGGTGAATGCAGCACACTGCTccggtggtggcggtggcggtggtggcaacagtggtggtggtggcagtagtGGTGGCTCCAGCCTGGAGAGCAGTCGGCACCTGAGCCGAAGCAACGTCGACATCCCCCGCAGCAATGGCACCGAGGACCCCAAAAGGCAGCTACCCCGCAAGAGAAGCGACTCGTCCACCTATGAGCTAGACACCATCCAGCAGCACCAGGCCTTCCTGTCCAG cctccatgcCAGCATGCTGAGGACTGAGCCCTGCTCACGCCGTTCCAGCAGCTCCACCATGCTGGACGGCACAGGTGCCCTGGGCAGGTTTGACTTTGAGATCACGGACCTCTTCCTCTTCGGGTGCCCGCTGGGGCTGGTCCTGGCCTTGAGGAAGACTGTCATCCCAGCCCTGGATG ttttCCAGCTGCGGCCGGCCTGCCAGCAAGTCTACAACCTCTTCCACCCCGCGGACCCGTCAGCGTCGCGCCTGGAGCCGCTGCTGGAACGGCGCTTCCACGCTCTGCCGCCTTTCAGTGTCCCCCGCTACCAACGCTACCCGCTGGGGGACGGCTGCTCCACACTGCTGG TCGAGACCGTGCAGAGAAACCCTGAGCTGGTCCTGGAGGGCGGCCCCCTGGCCCCTCTCCCCCACGGGGACAGCTTCCTGGAAACCAGTATGCCTGTTCCCGCGCCCACCTGGCAAGACGGGCCCCGCCCGGGCTCTGCCGAGT CGGATGTGCTCCAGACCTACAATGCGGCCTTCCAAGAGCATGCCACCCCCTCCTCGCCCAGCACTGCCCCTGCCAGTCGTGGCTTCCGCCGAGCCAGTGAGATCAGCATCGCCAGCCAGGTGTCAGGCATGGCCGAGAGCTACACGGCATCCAGCATTGCCCAGA AGGCCCCCGATGCGCTCAGCCATACCCCCAGCGTCAGGCGTCTGTCCCTGCTcgccctgcccccaccccgcccTATCACCCCTGGCCCCCACCCTCCAGCCAGGCAGGCGAGCCCCAGCCTGGAGAGGGCCCCTGGCCTCCCTGAGCTGGACATCAGAGAAG TCGCTGCAAAGTGGTGGGGCCAGAAGCGGATCGACTATGCCCTGTACTGCCCTGATGCCCTCACGGCCTTCCCCACGGTGGCTCTGCCTCACCTCTTCCACGCCAGCTACTGGGAGTCAACAGACGTGGTCTCCTTCCTGCTGAGACAG GTCATGAGGCATGACAACTCCAGCATCTTGGAGCTGGATGGCAAAGAGGTGTCGGTGTTCACCCCCTCCAAGCCAAGGGAGAAGTGGCAGCGCAAGCGGACCCACGTGAAGCTGCGG AACGTGACGGCCAACCACCGGATCAATGATGCCCTCGCCAATGAGGACGGCCCCCAGGTTCTGACGGGCAGGTTCATGTATGGGCCCCTGGACATGGTCACCCTGACTGGGGAGAAG GTGGATGTGCACATCATGACCCAGCCACCCTCGGGCGAGTGGCTCTACCTGGATACGCTGGTGACCAACAACAGTGGGCGTGTCTCCTACACCATCCCTGAGTCGCACCGCCTGGGCGTGGGTGTCTACCCCATCAAGATGGTGGTCAG GGGAGACCACACGTTTGCCGACAGCTACATCACTGTGCTGCCCAAGGGCACAGAGTTCGTGGTCTTCAGCATCGACGGCTCCTTTGCCGCTAGCGTGTCCATCATGGGCAGCGACCCCAAGGTGCGGGCCGGGGCCGTGGACGTGGTGCG GCACTGGCAGGACCTGGGCTACCTCATCATCTACGTGACGGGCCGGCCCGACATGCAGAAGCAGCGGGTGGTGGCGTGGTTGGCCCAGCACAACTTCCCCCACGGCGTGGTGTCCTTCTGTGACGGCCTGGTGCATGACCCGCTGCGGCACAAGGCCAACTTCCTGAAGCTGCTCATCTCCGAG CTGCACCTGCGTGTGCACGCGGCCTACGGCTCCACCAAGGACGTGGCGGTCTACAGCGCCATCAGCCTGTCCCCCATGCAGATCTACATCGTGGGCCGGCCTACCAAGAAGCTGCAGCAGCAGTGCCAG TTCATCACGGACGGCTATGCAGCCCACCTGGCGCAGCTGAAGTACAGCCACCGGGCGCGGCCTGCTCGCAACACAGCCACCCGCATGGCGCTGCGCAAGGGCAGCTTCGGCCTGCCTGGCCAGGGCGACTTCCTGCGTTCCCGGAACCACCTGCTTCGCACCATCTCGGCCCAGCCCAGCGGGCCCAGCCACCGGCACGAGCGGACACAGAGCCAGGCAGATGGCGAGCAGCGGGGCCAGCGCAGCATGAGCATGGCGGCCGGCTGCTGGGGCCGCGCCATGACTGGCCGCCTGGAGCCGGGGGCGGCCACGGGCTCCAAGTAG